In the Bacteroidales bacterium genome, one interval contains:
- a CDS encoding WbqC family protein: EISVEQFETFPKQTFRNRCVILSANGLQSLTVPVIKPNGAKTLTRDVKISYDEPWQQLHWRSLKTAYNSSPFLLYYQDELDEFFSKKSKFLLDLNEEVIQLINSLMEWDVSVQRTEEFAFPKDIHSNEDKRFLLRPKNTESLDLPPYIQVFSDQYPFFENLSILDLIFNLGPESESYLMKIKS; the protein is encoded by the coding sequence AAGAGATAAGTGTAGAGCAATTTGAGACTTTTCCCAAACAAACGTTTCGGAATAGATGTGTGATTTTATCGGCTAATGGTTTGCAGTCTTTAACGGTTCCTGTTATCAAACCAAATGGTGCCAAAACGCTAACGCGTGATGTAAAAATTTCTTATGATGAACCTTGGCAGCAATTGCATTGGCGCTCCCTTAAAACAGCCTATAATTCTTCTCCTTTTTTGCTCTATTATCAAGATGAATTAGATGAATTTTTTAGCAAAAAATCAAAATTTTTACTCGATCTCAATGAAGAAGTTATTCAGTTGATAAACAGTTTAATGGAGTGGGATGTAAGTGTTCAACGCACAGAAGAATTTGCTTTCCCAAAAGATATTCATTCCAATGAAGACAAGCGATTTTTATTAAGGCCAAAGAATACAGAATCTTTGGATTTACCACCCTATATTCAAGTGTTTTCTGATCAATATCCTTTCTTTGAAAACCTAAGTATTTTGGATTTAATTTTTAATTTGGGCCCAGAGTCAGAATCTTATCTGATGAAAATAAAGTCATAA